The Glycine soja cultivar W05 chromosome 3, ASM419377v2, whole genome shotgun sequence genome window below encodes:
- the LOC114406016 gene encoding senescence associated gene 20-like, which translates to MKHISSSMEISEMGAERHEKEEMHNKATVEALYKALLGQGQMDTVATNMLASDLEWWFHGPPQCQHMMRVLTGETTLDNNGFRFEPRSVTAIGDCVIAEGWEGKAYWVHVWTVRNGLITQFREYFNTWLVVRDLRSQRWENKLDNMTLWQSQPRDLYRRSLPGLVLAI; encoded by the coding sequence ATGAAGCACATATCTAGCTCCATGGAAATTTCAGAAATGGGAGCAGAGAGGCACGAGAAAGAGGAAATGCATAACAAGGCAACTGTGGAAGCACTCTACAAGGCCCTTTTAGGGCAAGGCCAAATGGACACGGTTGCAACAAACATGCTAGCAAGTGACCTCGAGTGGTGGTTCCATGGCCCCCCTCAGTGCCAGCACATGATGAGGGTGCTCACCGGAGAGACCACCCTCGACAACAACGGGTTCCGGTTCGAGCCAAGGAGCGTCACCGCCATCGGCGATTGCGTGATCGCCGAGGGGTGGGAAGGCAAGGCCTACTGGGTGCATGTTTGGACCGTGAGGAATGGCCTTATCACGCAGTTTAGAGAGTACTTCAACACATGGCTTGTGGTCCGGGACTTGAGGTCTCAAAGGTGGGAAAACAAGCTTGACAACATGACATTGTGGCAAAGCCAGCCGCGTGATCTATATCGTCGGTCCCTGCCAGGACTTGTGCTAGCCATTTAG